Proteins from a genomic interval of Indicator indicator isolate 239-I01 chromosome 1, UM_Iind_1.1, whole genome shotgun sequence:
- the CCNA1 gene encoding cyclin-A1 has protein sequence MRRTGKKSRAGRWEPCPAAPRSGRTVLGVLTDNGQQRPGSQDAAVIRCFSGSENTLPSSGKDELPNRVVNAASKQGFAIYVDESEEKENNCQVSEELESSLCELDSAMTSNIHLLLDLSTGSPMIVDTSFQSQPEDHMEDTITLTVEEYAEDIHQYLREAEVRFRPKPYYMKKQPDITTGMRAILVDWLVEVGEEYKLRTETLYLAVNFLDRFLSCMSVLRGKLQLVGTAAILLAAKYEEIYPPEVNEFVYITDDTYTKRQLLKMEHLLLKVLAFDLTVPTINQFLLQYFQRHEVCIRTENFARYLAELSLLEADPFLKYLPSQTAAAAYCLANYTVNRSFWPETLATFTGYSLSEIVPCLTDLHKACLDVPHCQLQAIKEKYKRAKYLQVSLLELPAVLPLQ, from the exons ATGCGCCGCACCGGTAAGAAGAGCCGGGCGGGGCGGTGGGAGCCCTGCCCCGCTGCCCCCCGCAGCGGCCGGACCGTGCTGGGGGTCCTGACGGACAACGGGCAGCAGCGACCCGGCAGCCAG GATGCTGCTGTTATCAGATGCTTCTCTGGCTCTGAAAACACCCTCCCTTCATCTGGAAAAGATGAATTACCCAACCGTGTGGTCAATGCTGCATCAAAGCAAGGGTTTGCTATCTATGTTGACGaatcagaagagaaagagaacaacTGCCAGGTGTCTGAAGAGCTGGAATCAAGCTTGTGTGAACTAGACAGTGCAATGACATCCAATATTCACCTACTGCTGGATCTGAGTACAG GATCTCCTATGATAGTGGACACATCCTTCCAGTCCCAGCCTGAGGATCACATGGAAGATACCATAACTTTGACTGTGGAAGAGTATGCTGAAGACATTCATCAGTACCTCCGAGAGGCGGAA GTAAGATTCAGGCCCAAGCCCTACTACATGAAGAAGCAACCAGATATCACAACAGGGATGCGTGCCATCTTGGTAGACTGGCTGGTGGAAGTAGGGGAAGAATACAAACTTCGGACAGAGACTTTGTACTTGGCTGTGAACTTCCTGGACAGGTTCCTTTCCTGCATGTCTGTTCTCAGAGGGAAGCTGCAGCTTGTAGGAACAGCAGCAATTCTTCTGGCTGC gaaatatGAAGAGATCTACCCACCGGAAGTGAATGAATTTGTATATATAACAGATGATACATACACAAAGAGGCAACTGCTGAAAATGGAGCACCTGCTTCTCAAAGTATTGGCTTTTGACCTAACAGTCCCAACCATCAACCAATTCCTCCTTCAGTATTTTCAGAGACACGAAGTCTGTATCAGAACAGAAAACTTTGCAAGG tatcttgcAGAGCTGAGTCTCCTTGAAGCTGATCCTTTTCTGAAGTACCTTCCTTCacaaactgctgcagcagcctacTGTCTAGCAAACTATACAGTGAACAGGTCTTTCTGG CCAGAAACACTTGCTACATTCACTGGATATTCATTAAGTGAGATAGTGCCTTGCCTGACTGATCTGCATAAAGCGTGCCTTGATGTTCCCCATTGCCAACTGCAAGCGATTAAGGAGAAGTATAAGCGTGCTAA